Within Simkaniaceae bacterium, the genomic segment AGATGAAGAGCATTCCAATACACACGATAGCCAGCCACTGACACTACTCCTACATTATGTCGATCCGGAGTACTCAACCTTTGAGCTCAAGCCTTCAGAGTTTTCTTTCTATCAAGAATGTTTTAACTCTACAGGCTGTTACTCCTTTATTTCCCCCTTTTTTCTAAAAGAAGTACTCTCAAACGAGTCAATATCACCCGAAACAAAAAATGATTATTTGAAATTGCTCTTTAGCATTCTTGAAGTCAACCCGAAGATCCAAGTATATCACGCTATATTTTCAAACTTTTGTCGTGACTATATTTCTCATAATGGAATCGAAGCGGCAACCACCTTCTTTTCTTCTCCTGAAAGAGCAGCTCTATGCCACAAAGTTTCTCAATTAAATCTTTCCAATCTTAGACTCGACTCTGAGCCTGCCTCTGAATTTCTCAAGCTTTTCCCAAATTTAACGACACTTGATGTTTCATGGACGGGCATCACCTCCCTACCTGAGACTTTGAGAGCTCTGACTGAATTAGATATCTCGCAGAATGGTGGATTTAATACTAAATCCTTAAGGTTTTTCACTGCTCTTATAGACCTTGATGCCTCAGACATAAACATCACCTCTCTACCCGAGACTTTGACAGCCTTAAGAAAATTGTGTATCAGCGGCAATAGGGGATTTAATGAAGAATGCTTGGAATTTTTCACTGCAATTGAGTCACTTGATGCCTCAGACACAGGTATCGCCTACCTACCTGAGACTTTGAGAGCCTTGACTACATTATACATCTCGTACCGCGAAGAAATCGACACTGAGTCCTTAAGATTCTCCCATGTCATGATTATCGGAGTATAACCGAAAGTTGCGTCCGGGCCGAAAACAAAAACTGAGTTGCTGATTTCGGTTTACATTTTCTGAAGTATCATTTTAAAATCGACATGAATCGACAGCCAAGCGGGCCAATCTTTCTGCTTTAAGCGGGAAGCTCTCATATAGCCCGGGCGGATAGTGATAGCCAATACTCCTTAACCGTCGAAATTTTTTTCCTATACATCAAGGAAATTTCAAAAAAAGTTATATGAAAAAACAAAAACACGTTTCTAAAGATTTCCAGCACTATTATGGTAGCCCCAGCTGTAGGGCCATTTTAATGAATCGCATCAAGGATGTAGAAAAAGTTTATCTCATTCAAGAGCTTGTGCACCCCTTTAGCCAATTTTTACAAAAGCTCGCCGAGCTAAAAAAAGGCTATAAAATTGTCAAAGAGGATGATCTTCGCAAGCTCACCGACTCGACACATCATGAAGGGATTTGCGTTGTTGCTCAAAAGAAACTCCCCATCCCTTTTGCCAAAGCAAGAAAAGACTTGGAAAAGGCGTGCTGCATTGCCTATCTTGATGAGGTGATGAATCCTCATAATTTAGGAGCTATGATCCGAACAGCCGCTCATTTTGGCATTAATTATCTTATTTTACCCGATGCGATGCCTCTTCCCCCATCGGGATACCGCATTGCGCGCGAGGGGGCCGAATATGTCACTCTGATTTCATCTCAGTTTCCCAAAAAAGATCTTTTGGATCTCAAAAAAATGGGCTTTAAGTTGTTTGCCACTTCTCCAAGGCAGGGGCGCTCTCTACACAAAGTGATCCCGCCAAAAAAATCATTGCTGATTTTAGGGTCGGAAACAAAAGGCGTCTCTCCCGAGCTTTTTGATATGGCCGATGAGCTGATCACGATTGAAGGATCGGGACATGTTGAGAGCCTCAATGTCTCGAATGCCTTTTGTCTTTTGGCCTATCAGTTTACAACGCATCAGGCGGAAACTTAGATGAAATCTGCCTATTTAGCAGCCAAAGGGTTTGAAAAACAGCTGCAAGATGAACTCAATGAGTCGAATGTGATATATGATCGCCTATATATCTCCAATCACCCTTTCAAACAGATGATGTGGGCTCTCAATTGCTGGAAGAACCCTCAGCTATTTTCCTTTCAGTCCATTGGTGAGGCGGCGCGTCATTTAAAAAGCATTCAACGCAATTGGGCCCTTTTTCCCTATCAAGCCTTTCGCAGATCAAAGCTCATCGAAGAAAAGCTCCCTTTTATTTCCCAAAAGCCCCTCTCCTTTCCGGCGGAGGCTTTTAGGGCGCCTCTTGGATCGTGGACTCTGCTTGATGAAAACACCCTGCTCTATTCTGCAACGTGCACGAGCCCCTTTCCCAATGGTGAACCGCTCTTTGTTGAAAATAAAAAAGAGCCGCCTTCAAGGGCCTATCTCAAACTCTATGAAGCCCTCTCACTTCTAGGAGACTACCCTAAGCCTCATGATCGGTGTTTAGAAATCGGAGCGGCCCCCGGAAGTTGGACATGGGTTCTCTCTAACTTAAAGG encodes:
- a CDS encoding RNA methyltransferase, with translation MKKQKHVSKDFQHYYGSPSCRAILMNRIKDVEKVYLIQELVHPFSQFLQKLAELKKGYKIVKEDDLRKLTDSTHHEGICVVAQKKLPIPFAKARKDLEKACCIAYLDEVMNPHNLGAMIRTAAHFGINYLILPDAMPLPPSGYRIAREGAEYVTLISSQFPKKDLLDLKKMGFKLFATSPRQGRSLHKVIPPKKSLLILGSETKGVSPELFDMADELITIEGSGHVESLNVSNAFCLLAYQFTTHQAET